The genomic segment GTTTGGCGCCGCGGTTGAAGTCGATGGTTGTGGTGTAGGTGCCGTTCTCGTAGACGTTGGCTGCCCAGGGGACAGTGAGGGTCCACTTCGCGTTGGGATTGCAGCTGTTGATGCGGAGGGTGAACGTGACGGAGGCGGAGCCGTCCGCGGGCAGGTCGCCAAGGACCATGGGGAAGCTCGGTGCCGTCATGGTCGGCGTGCACAACGGGCCCGAGGTCTGCTTGAGGGTGAGGCCGTTGAGCTGCATGCCCCAGGCCGTACCCACGCTGCCGTTGGTTGCGGTGAGCGTGATGGTGCGGGTATCGCTGGTGCCGGCGGTTACGGTGGACGAGAGCGTCATGCCGTAGCCGGGGAGCTGGGACTTGTCGACGATGCCCCAGTAGGCTGGTTTGGCCTGGAGGGTGTGGTCGAAGGGCAATGGGTAGTCGGTGCGGTTGATGGGGAAGCTGTCGAGCCAAGTGTCGTCGTCAGCCATGCCCCAGATGGTTACGCGGTTGAGTTTGCCTGCGAGGCTCTTGAAGGCGTCGAAGGTGTCGGCGTAGAGCCAGCCTTGTTCGGCCAGGACGGACGGCGGAATGTTACTGCCGTAGTCGTGGGTGCGATCGCCGCCGTTGTAGACGCTCTCGTCGTATTCAGTGACTTGCTGTTCGATGCCCGGGAAGTTGTCAGCGATGGTGTTGATGGCATGCACCATTGCGTTGACTGACGGGTAGTTGATGGCGTTGTGCATCTCGTGGCCGACGCCATCGACCGGAACGCCGCGCGAGCGCAGGTCGTTGACCACTTGCACGAGGCAGGCGAGGCGGTTGGTGTCGGCGGTTGAGTAGTCGTTGAGGTAGAGCTTTGTGCCCGCGGGAGCGTACTGGCGCGCTGCCTGGAAAGCGACGTCGAGATAGCTCTTGCCGAGCACCTGATAGAACGGGCCGTGCACGAGGCAGTCAGGCTGGTTGGGATCGAGCGGTTCGTTGACCACATCCCAGAGTCCGACCTTAGTGCCGAAGTGCTGCACCTCGTTCTGGATGTGCTCCTGGATGTTGGCGATGACGGTGGCTTGATTGGTGGGCGAGTTGGTGCCGTCGCCATAGGCGTAGGACGGGGTTTGCGCGCCGGTGGCCCAGACGAGGTTGTGTCCGCGGACCAGCATGTTATTGCAGACGGCTACGTTGACTTCGTTGTCGGCAGGGCCGAAGGTGAAGCTGCCCTTGGTGCTTTCAACGGAGCTCCACTTCATTTCGTTGCCGGGCGTGATGCTGTTGAAGTGCTTGGTGAGGAGTTGCTCATGCGCGCCGGAGAGGTCGGTTGCATCGACGGCCGCGCCGACGGGGAAGAAGGGCGACAACGTCTGGAAGATCGACGGGATGTCGGTCTGGATGGACGGGGGCGCCACGTAGGTGAGTTGGAAGTCGTCGAGGTAGAACGAAACGAGGTCGTTGCCTGAGGACACGGTCTGGAAGTAGAGGCTGGCTTGACCCTGATCGTAGGCGCTGGCCATGTTGTAGCCCATCACGCTGACCTGGTGCCACTGACCGTCGGCCGGGATAGTTGGGCCGGGGTACGGAGTGACGCTCGGGAAGCTGGTGTTGCCGCCGATGGTGGTCTGGAGGCTGACGTTGATGGTGTGGTTGGTGCCGTCATTTGGCTGCAACATGACCCAGCCGCTGATGTTGTACACGGAGCCGGGATACATCTTGTTGCTGATGCTGATGGAGGCGCCGTTCCAATTGGCGGTGCGGCCGGTGACGTAGAGGCTGTTGGTGCCGGTGTGCGCTACGTTGGCGGTGTTGGTGACGGTTGCAGAGCCGCGGCCGGTCCAGCCGTCGGTGCCGCCATCGTCAAAGTTGGTGCTGATGCCGGAGTTGTCCTGCTGGCTGGGATCGGGCGGCGGCGGCGCGAGCTGACTGATGACGACGTCGCTGATGTAGAAGGAGTCCGTCGCGCTGCTGGACTGGAAGTAAAGGGTGAGTCCAGTGGGCGGGCCGGGCTGATTGCTGAAGCTGAATGTGCCTTGCAGCTTGGCCCAGGTGCCGCCAGTCAGCGGGCTGGATGTGGCGAGATTGCTGTAGGTGCCGGAGGTGGCGCAGTCCGCAAGCTTGGTGGACATGGAGATGGTGGGACTGCTGGCATCAGCCTGCGCCAGCATGACATAGGCGCTGACCTGGTAGGTGGCTCCCGCCTTGAGGGTATTCAGGCTGAGCAGGTTGAGGGCGGGGCCCATGTAACCCGCGGTCCGATTGGTGGTGAGCAGGGCGTGCTGATTGCCGGCCGGATCGGTGGCCATGGC from the Occallatibacter riparius genome contains:
- a CDS encoding endo-1,4-beta-xylanase, translated to MFHFASDFNRQRSIRLFAYLLTLAFFLAPRSLHAQVVATYDFENGSTQGWGSFYNASTPVSTSAAAQSGNYSLLTTTSAGATGGPSIQLAGVLLPGAKYTITGFVRLTSGETATNANFTIARTDPSCSGGTCYDTIGTYQVPVNSSGWAQIGGTFNASATETGALLYAQLVGAGASQSFYLDDVVITQTAPPPGGTPVATYTWADGGLDGWFPFGSPTLTNAMATDPAGNQHALLTTNRTAGYMGPALNLLSLNTLKAGATYQVSAYVMLAQADASSPTISMSTKLADCATSGTYSNLATSSPLTGGTWAKLQGTFSFSNQPGPPTGLTLYFQSSSATDSFYISDVVISQLAPPPPDPSQQDNSGISTNFDDGGTDGWTGRGSATVTNTANVAHTGTNSLYVTGRTANWNGASISISNKMYPGSVYNISGWVMLQPNDGTNHTINVSLQTTIGGNTSFPSVTPYPGPTIPADGQWHQVSVMGYNMASAYDQGQASLYFQTVSSGNDLVSFYLDDFQLTYVAPPSIQTDIPSIFQTLSPFFPVGAAVDATDLSGAHEQLLTKHFNSITPGNEMKWSSVESTKGSFTFGPADNEVNVAVCNNMLVRGHNLVWATGAQTPSYAYGDGTNSPTNQATVIANIQEHIQNEVQHFGTKVGLWDVVNEPLDPNQPDCLVHGPFYQVLGKSYLDVAFQAARQYAPAGTKLYLNDYSTADTNRLACLVQVVNDLRSRGVPVDGVGHEMHNAINYPSVNAMVHAINTIADNFPGIEQQVTEYDESVYNGGDRTHDYGSNIPPSVLAEQGWLYADTFDAFKSLAGKLNRVTIWGMADDDTWLDSFPINRTDYPLPFDHTLQAKPAYWGIVDKSQLPGYGMTLSSTVTAGTSDTRTITLTATNGSVGTAWGMQLNGLTLKQTSGPLCTPTMTAPSFPMVLGDLPADGSASVTFTLRINSCNPNAKWTLTVPWAANVYENGTYTTTIDFNRGAKP